The DNA region ATATCCTACAACATACTGTAGTCACTGCATTATATTACATTTCCTCAGATTATTAGCTTCAAATATGTAATCTGACTTCAATTGACGCTCATTTCAATCACATTATGAGAGATCACATGAACTACAGCACTCCAACAGACTTCTAACATCCATGTAACATCTTGGTCCTTTGCCCtgcagttaaacatatatatatatatatatatatatatatatatatatatatatatatatatatatatatatatatatatatatatatatataataaaatccaCCCATCCTTATCCCCCCCATGCAGCCACGAAGACATGAAAAGGCCCACCACTGCACTTATCTTGCTTTGGACAGACTGAAATGTCAACCCCTTCTCCACGCCGGAGCATGATTAGTTCCACCTTCCCTATTAGTGCCAGCTAATTTTGCGCCAGGCACTTTCCTATGTTTAATTTATCAGCACTCCCAATTGCCTGGCTCCTCATGCTTGCGTTGGCTGATAGATGGGAATGGGTCCCAGGGCGAAGATAAGATATCCGCCAGTAGAGCTTTCTTCACAGGCAGGATGAGGACGGCCATTTTGGCCGAGCAGTGATGTGGAGAGGAAGGGTAAAACATATTCCAAATCCAAAGAGTTGTGCCCTTTTTCTAAATATCTTAATCTTGATATTAAACAATTGAAGTCGGAGCTgtacagaggtgtcaagtaacaaagtaaaaatatttcCTTACCttacttaaccctttgaactcttcTTTCACTAAAGTATAAATACCTAAAAATTCTTCTTAACCCTCAGAACCCTACGGATgtattttacatccaaaatctcaccttgtgttctcagcttaattactcaggaatcccttcacacataaacataatccatatatggttagaaagagcagaacttactctttttCCAAAAAGTAGTGATaaacatcccagtgtggtaaagctaaatctaaaaGAAACCCATTGAATTTctcaaaaaacacctaaaaaagtgaaaaaatctccttcctcaaccaatattatttacctttagtgcttcaaacttatttatatgatgtttcaaaccaaataatatcagtaaataaagattcaaaagtgtccacagaaaaaacacagtgtgactaaactacctgctttactcaaactaaagctaggtatggtgtgcgcactactttatatagtttttattttacttgcacatttttactttaagtagttattttgcactaaacatttttatttatttatttagactaaaaactttacatttttgtatatatatatatatatatgttttctttgtgttttctgatcctcaaaatactgaaaggcataggctgctgtgagtgtcaggtttttagtatctacatgtatcctagaggtgtgattattgattatcaagaaaaataactccgcctgatgctgtttctccatatattttatcaaagtaataattaataaaccatgtaatgaactatcatcaatattattatgctttcaactcataaacactctagtctaactctagtcatttttgaaaagatatcttaggtgtgaatatatttaaagtctatactttcaaaaataagtaaacaataaaaacaggcgcttggtaaaattttgaccaaaacatgatcagttccaggaaaatataacaattctgcttctttttacattttaaatgattatatttttgagcagccgtatgtcttctggagtaaaagagatcagggcatgtgtctgtctgatataattactgtgttataagacctgaaagggttaaataatcaAAGGTTTGATTTGAACTATTTTGGTTTTCCCCCATTCAAAGATGGAAGAAGGCTTGTCTTGTAATGAGTTGACCTACAGTGTATACAGTAACTGTGTTTTTTTGCGAGGATGGTtgcagtgtgagtgagtgattaagtgagtaagtgagtgaatgaatttGGCCCCCATGTTGAACCCCTCCTGGTCCTATCTCGCCAATTTCCGCCAAGATCCCAGTTGAGCTTGTTTTATCTGAGAACTTTCTGTTTCCGTTTCTGTTActcctttttttttcatgttccTCCTTCCCTATTTTAAAAGCATGTAAGCTCTCGAAATCAAGCACCCTTATCGTCCTCCCACCCTCGCATAATTGTCCGGCAGATATTTGAGCGACTAATTCAATTAGGACTAAACTCCTTCATAACGCTGTTCCAATAATGAAGCTATAATTAGGTCTTTTATATGCGGCGGTATCACGGGACGATAAGTGGTTATGGTCTCAGACTGAAAACTGACCCCCCCCCTCTCGCTTTTTGTCTTCTCTCCGCAGGCGGTCGACTCTTCTGCCTGGTGCTGTGGCTGAACCTGGTGCCAGCGTTGAACGGCTGCCCGGCCAAGTGCGTGTGCTACAGCGAGCCGAGGCCAACCATGGCCTGTCAGCAGCAGGGCCTGTTCTCCATTCCCACCGAAATCCCGGTTCGCAGCCAGCGGATATTCCTCCAGAGCAACAAACTGACGGTGGTCCGTTCCACCAGCTTTAGCTCTGTGCATAATCTCACCGTCCTCTGGTTGTACTCCAACAACATCAGCCACATTGAGGCCGGGGCCTTCTACGGCCTGGAGAGACTGGAGGAGCTGGATATCGGGGACAACAGCAACCTTCGGATCATCAGCCCCTCGGCCTTCCGGGGTTTGACCAAGCTGcacaccttgcacctgcacaGGTGCGGACTTTCCGAACTGCCCGTGGGAGTGTTCCGCGGACTCTTCTCGCTTCAGTATCTCTACTTACAGGACAATAACATCCTAACCCTGCACGACGACACTTTCCTGGACCTGGCCAACCTCACCTACCTGTTCCTACACAACAACAAGATCAAGGTCGTGACGGATCACATGCTGCGAGGCTTGCTCAACCTGGACCGCCTCCTCCTGCATCAAAACCGTATCATCCACGTGCAGCAGAGGGCCTTCAGCGACCTTGGCAAGCTGACCACCTTGTTTCTGTTCTACAACAACCTTACCATGTTGAGCGGCGAGTCAATGGACCCTTTGGTGTCGCTCCAGTACCTTCGGTTGAATGGAAACCAGTGGATTTGCGACTGCCGTGCAAGGCCTCTTTGGGACTGGTTCAAACGCTTCAAAGGCTCCAGCTCAGAGCTGGAATGCCACCTTCCCGTCACTCTGTTTGGGAAGGATCTGAAACGGCTTAAAAGCAACGACCTGGAAGGATGCGTCGACACCAAGACTCGCTCCGGAAAGTTCCACTCCCTCGACGATCCGCTGGGAGAGAGCATTCCCAGGTGCTGCCTTTCCGACAACGACAAATCATCCATCATCTCCAGCAAGTCCATCCCCGACCCCTCTTCCTACAACAGCCGCCAGATCACCAACAACccacagaaagagaaggagaacaTTTCCAAGACCAAAGTCCGAGGAGTGGACGGGATTAAGAACGACACCCGCAGCAAGCAAGGAGTAAGCCTCAACGACGGGCCGCTCGGAACCCTTTCCAACAACCTCGACCAACCGCTGGACAATCTCAACCCAAATCTCTTGGACGACCTGGAACCTTCCACGGCGCCGtcgaaaaagaagaaaaagtgctCCAAAAAGCCCAAATCAGACCAGTCATGTCTGAAAGGTCACGGATCTACTCTCAGAGCACTGAGCCTCCTTTTGTTCCCCATGTTCTGGATGTCCTTAACCTTGTCTTAGTTCCAATCAGAGCAAACTCCTGGATCTTTGTTCGGATTTTTTGTTGCTCATGACAGtgacgtaaaaaaataaaaaagtaccaaCCATAACGACACAAGCAGGCAGAGACTGTCACACCATTGGAGGGGGATACCTTGCGTACAGACGCCTGGTCCAACGGATTAGAAACGAGAATCGAGAATCAAGAACAAACAATAATTTATGAAGCTAAAGACACGTTTAAAGAAATGGATGCCTTTACAGAACCCATACGAtctaatgtatataaaaaaaaaactcagtgccCAAAATGTTTGTTCTATGTACTTTTCAATGTGCTGTGTTTAAGCAACACTGCGAACAGCGAGTCCTCCTTCCCCCCTTTACCTGCAAAAGCTTACACTGATCAAAAAAACGTGACTACTGTAGACAACCCGTTTCAAAAAAacgaaatgaaaaagaaaaagaaaaagtatggaaaaatgtttaaaaaagaaaaaggataaaaaaagaaaaaaaaacggaaagGGTTGAAAGCACACAGGAATGTTTGCAGGAAAGCGACAAAcaacataataatattttttgttcccaatgttttttttttttttttttttttcttccaagagTGATACATTTGTTCGATACTGTtacgttttttttatgtttctaagTATTTCAGTAAAGACAAATGTTTAATGATCCCCAAAAACATGCAGAGTTCTGTTTGCGTCACAACGGTTTTTAAACAGGTGGCGTCTGTCGAAGGAATGCTGTCTAACTGTTCACTGAGATTGCGATGGAATTAtagatatgcattttattttactggTGTACAAGcataaatatattacaaataaaatatctcATTTTGTAGAGCTGCTTAGTATGCCCTTATTATGCCTTTATAGACAGTTGCAACTGGAAGTGCTGGAGTGCGAAGATTGAAGTTACCAGGAGCAATGATCAATTAACAAAacttttttcaaaaatatttaataatatttgatattgGCAACATGTATTGAGCCACagatatagctctggaaaaaaaaaaaaaaaaaaaaaacattaagagatcacttttctcagtttctgaatcagtttctctgattttgctatttataggtgtatgcaacatttctcccaaatttcaaattaaaatagagtcatttagagcatgtatttgagctttcagaccttaaataatgcaaagaaaacagaaatcagaaatatttggtggaataaccctggtttaaatcacagttgttgttttttttcatgcatcttggcatcatgttctcctccaccagtcttacacactgcttttgggtaactttatgctactcactcctggtgaaaacaggtttttaatttggtaaaattcagaggtggaaagtaatgaattacatttactcacattactgtaattgagtagattttatgagtaatgtgtaatttttaaagtagtttttaaataggtaattttacttttactcaagtacattttgacacaagtaatttactttgctactttggaacactccccattactgagtgaAACATAAAATAGCACGGATGCTCGcatgtggaataacgaggcaataacgtcctcatgcaatacaaaatgtgccctgctggacagagctgtcagcttttaaaacgtccacatcaaacctgagaaagcatgtggtgtaagtacttatcattaaacaatctgcttaaatgtaaaaaaaaaaaacatgtaaataacagttaaagcatagcaatggcaagttaaaaaataataatgacctgtaaaactataaaattacagttttgatagtaaagaaaaaaaatggatcattgaaacctataccacttgttttatggggtggtgtgaacaaatactgcctgaaaggtccaaattggaATAATAGTTCCTTaaaaacatcaaataattaaaagtaactatgtaacttttactcaaagtacatttcaaattgagtacatttttacttttactcaagtagatttttagatgggtacttttacttttacttgagtagaattttagcaaagtaaaggtacttttacttcattacaattgttctgtattttttccacctctggtaaaaactaagaaactcatctttttgagtggtcttgtattttatttttccagagttgtacatAAGTAGTATGTAATGCATGTGTAGAGGTTGAATATCACTTTTAGTCTTTCTTCGCAGGCACTTTAATAGCCCAACATTACATTTTACAAGGTCCTGCAACCCTAGT from Astyanax mexicanus isolate ESR-SI-001 chromosome 22, AstMex3_surface, whole genome shotgun sequence includes:
- the rtn4r gene encoding reticulon-4 receptor, which produces MKTFIMEGGRLFCLVLWLNLVPALNGCPAKCVCYSEPRPTMACQQQGLFSIPTEIPVRSQRIFLQSNKLTVVRSTSFSSVHNLTVLWLYSNNISHIEAGAFYGLERLEELDIGDNSNLRIISPSAFRGLTKLHTLHLHRCGLSELPVGVFRGLFSLQYLYLQDNNILTLHDDTFLDLANLTYLFLHNNKIKVVTDHMLRGLLNLDRLLLHQNRIIHVQQRAFSDLGKLTTLFLFYNNLTMLSGESMDPLVSLQYLRLNGNQWICDCRARPLWDWFKRFKGSSSELECHLPVTLFGKDLKRLKSNDLEGCVDTKTRSGKFHSLDDPLGESIPRCCLSDNDKSSIISSKSIPDPSSYNSRQITNNPQKEKENISKTKVRGVDGIKNDTRSKQGVSLNDGPLGTLSNNLDQPLDNLNPNLLDDLEPSTAPSKKKKKCSKKPKSDQSCLKGHGSTLRALSLLLFPMFWMSLTLS